The Lycium barbarum isolate Lr01 chromosome 9, ASM1917538v2, whole genome shotgun sequence genome has a segment encoding these proteins:
- the LOC132609510 gene encoding probable WRKY transcription factor 17, producing MAVDLLGYSNMNEQLALQEAASAGLKSMDHLIRYVSHHQQQQQQQQHQNPDCSELANFTVSNFKKVISILNRTGHARFRRGPVQVSHPPQQQTVAAAAVDQSQSQPKGLTLDFTKPKVVKAAPSTSSSSFLSTITGEGSVSNGRQFSSMNLPPRPPPASSGKPPIAGKRCRDHDLLSDEFSGKTSSSGNCHCKKRKIRAKKVIRVPAISSKTADIPADEYSWRKYGQKPIKGSPHPRGYYRCSSVKGCPARKHVERATDDPGMLIVTYEGEHRHYVQGIVTGTGDVSAGEKMMVFGSTCDKKGERLALEI from the exons ATGGCTGTAGATTTGTTAGGGTATTCAAATATGAATGAACAATTAGCTTTACAAGAAGCTGCTTCAGCTGGGTTGAAATCCATGGATCATTTAATCCGATACGTgtcacatcatcaacaacaacaacagcaacaacaacatcaGAACCCTGATTGTAGCGAGCTAGCTAACTTCACCGTTTCGAATTTTAAAAAGGTTATTTCCATCCTGAACCGGACAGGTCATGCCAGGTTTCGACGTGGTCCGGTTCAGGTTTCTCATCCACCGCAGCAGCAGACAGTTGCTGCTGCTGCAGTGGATCAGAGTCAGAGTCAACCAAAGGGGTTGACTCTTGACTTTACAAAACCAAAGGTAGTAAAGGCAGCTCCTTCGACCTCGTCGTCGTCGTTCTTGTCGACGATTACAGGTGAAGGAAGCGTATCTAACGGGAGGCAATTTTCGTCGATGAATTTGCCTCCTAGGCCGCCGCCGGCTTCCTCAGGGAAGCCGCCAATTGCCGGGAAAAGGTGTCGAGATCATGATCTGTTGTCCGATGAATTCTCCGGCAAAACTTCCAGCTCCGGCAATTGTCACTGTAAAAAGAG GAAAATTAGGGCAAAAAAAGTGATCAGAGTACCAGCAATCAGTTCAAAAACTGCTGATATTCCAGCAGACGAATATTCGTGGAGAAAGTACGGTCAAAAGCCGATCAAAGGTTCACCACACCCACG GGGATACTATAGATGTAGTAGTGTAAAAGGATGTCCGGCGAGAAAGCACGTAGAAAGGGCAACTGATGATCCGGGAATGCTTATCGTGACTTATGAGGGAGAACATCGTCATTATGTTCAAGGAATTGTTACCGGCACTGGAGATGTAAGTGCCGGTGAGAAAATGATGGTGTTTGGGTCAACGTGCGACAAAAAAGGAGAAAGACTAGCGTTAGAAATTTAG